The proteins below come from a single Serratia ficaria genomic window:
- the nirB gene encoding nitrite reductase large subunit NirB has protein sequence MTRQRLVVIGNGMAGMRLVETLCRLAPQRYAITVIGEEPRGNYNRILLSPVLAGEKAFSETVLHDAGWYLRHGVRLLAGEPALALDRRKKRVTTARRRLGYDLLVLATGSRPLMPPLPGCELAGVHGFRTLDDVEAMLSRCAAGRPALVLGGGVLGIEAAAALARRGMRVSLVHRGAHLMERQLDAVAGRMLQRNLQQRGIVCRLGCEVSRFLGQGALSGVSLSDGDELPCDLAVIAIGVRPEIGLAQAAGLECARGVRIDDRMRTADPAIFALGECAQFGDAVPGLVAPCWQQAALLARQLAGEPAEAYAPAPQPLRLKVSGIEMFSAGEVMADARSEIHSAEDPLAQHYRRLLMRDGVLCGALLYGDAQDGPLYLQQLGQPVNHPAELLFGSSEPAAPQASGERITEMNKPVLVVAGHGMVGQHFLEQLVARELHLQFHILVFCEESVAAYDRVHLSEFFSGRSADSLAMAEEGFFERYGIELRLGQSVCAIDRRRRCVIDAAGRETAYDRLVLATGSYPFVPPIPGNDRPGCLVYRTLDDLAAIAECAQSAGVGVVVGGGLLGLEAANALRQLGLKTHVVEFAPRLMGVQLDDGGAAMLRRKIEALGVSVHTGKQTQAIGDGLLRRHSMNFADGESLEADLILFSAGIRPRDQLAREAGLEVGPRGGIVIDSQCRTEDEAIYAIGECALWNGQIFGLVAPGYQMARTLADRLAGRESVFCGADMSTKLKLLGVEVASIGDAHGHTAGSQSYSWVDGPAEVYKKLVVDAAGQRLLGAVLVGDSGEYGDLLQMMLNDLPLPASPESLILPASAGAAPKALGVSALPASAQICSCHNVSKGDISCAVEQGCGDLAAVKSCTKAGTGCGGCAALVKQVMEHALQQRGVTVKKDVCEHFAYSRQALYHLVRVGDIRTFDDLLARHGQGRGCEVCKPLIGSILASCWNEYLLKPQHLPLQDTNDRFFANIQKDGTYSVVPRVPAGEITPEGLIAIGQIAQRYRLYTKITGGQRVDMFGARLEQLPDIWRQLVAAGFETGHAYGKSLRTVKSCVGSSWCRYGVQDSTALAIALENRYKGLRSPHKLKMAVSGCTRECAEAQSKDVGVIATDKGWNLYLCGNGGMKPRHADLFASDLDTATLIRTIDRFLMFYIRTADRLQRTSSWMDNLEGGLDYLRQVVLEDSLGIAAELEKEMQSVVASYQCEWQTTLASPDRLKLFRGFVNSEQPDEAIAWLPERGQHRPAGLRAEAIPVISQEAQWQEVCLLADIPANAGVAARLGQQQIALFHLPEHGVYALANREPDSDANVLARGLVGDVAGEPVVISPLYKQRFRLRDGVCVDSGEPGVTAWPVRVESGRVWVCSQPLAVQPGLRQTSGASS, from the coding sequence ATGACGCGCCAGCGACTGGTGGTGATCGGCAACGGCATGGCCGGCATGCGGCTGGTGGAGACGCTCTGCCGGCTGGCGCCGCAGCGCTACGCCATTACGGTGATCGGCGAAGAGCCGCGCGGCAACTACAACCGCATTCTGCTGTCGCCGGTGCTGGCGGGGGAGAAGGCATTCAGCGAGACGGTGCTGCACGATGCCGGCTGGTATCTGCGGCATGGCGTGCGGCTGCTGGCGGGGGAGCCGGCGTTGGCGCTGGACCGGCGCAAAAAGCGGGTGACTACCGCCCGACGGCGACTGGGCTATGACCTGCTGGTGCTGGCGACCGGCTCGCGGCCGCTGATGCCGCCGCTGCCGGGCTGCGAATTGGCGGGCGTGCACGGGTTTCGCACCCTCGACGACGTCGAGGCGATGCTCAGCCGCTGCGCCGCGGGGCGACCGGCGCTGGTGCTGGGCGGCGGCGTGCTGGGCATTGAGGCGGCGGCAGCGCTGGCGCGGCGCGGCATGCGCGTCAGCCTGGTTCACCGCGGCGCGCACCTGATGGAGCGCCAGCTGGACGCCGTCGCCGGCCGGATGCTGCAGCGCAACCTGCAGCAGCGCGGCATTGTTTGCCGGCTGGGCTGCGAAGTCAGCCGGTTTCTCGGGCAGGGGGCGCTGAGCGGCGTCAGCCTGAGCGACGGCGATGAACTGCCGTGCGATCTGGCGGTGATCGCCATCGGGGTGCGGCCGGAGATCGGCCTGGCGCAGGCCGCCGGCCTGGAATGCGCGCGCGGCGTGCGCATCGACGACAGGATGCGCACCGCCGATCCGGCCATCTTCGCCTTGGGGGAGTGCGCGCAGTTTGGCGACGCCGTCCCGGGGCTGGTGGCGCCCTGCTGGCAGCAGGCGGCGTTGCTGGCGCGGCAGCTGGCCGGCGAGCCGGCGGAGGCTTACGCCCCGGCGCCGCAGCCGCTGCGGCTGAAGGTCAGCGGCATTGAGATGTTCAGCGCCGGCGAGGTCATGGCGGATGCGCGCAGTGAAATTCACAGCGCGGAGGATCCGCTGGCGCAGCACTATCGCCGGTTATTGATGCGCGACGGCGTGCTGTGCGGGGCGTTGCTCTACGGCGACGCCCAGGACGGCCCCCTTTATCTGCAGCAGCTCGGTCAGCCGGTGAATCACCCCGCCGAGCTGCTGTTTGGCAGCAGCGAACCCGCGGCGCCGCAGGCGTCCGGCGAGAGGATAACTGAGATGAACAAACCCGTTTTGGTGGTTGCCGGTCACGGCATGGTAGGGCAGCACTTCCTGGAGCAACTGGTGGCGCGCGAGCTGCACCTGCAGTTTCACATCCTGGTGTTCTGCGAGGAATCGGTAGCGGCCTACGATCGCGTGCATCTGTCGGAGTTTTTCTCCGGCCGAAGCGCCGATTCGCTGGCGATGGCGGAAGAGGGCTTCTTCGAACGTTACGGCATAGAACTGCGTTTGGGGCAGTCGGTATGCGCCATCGATCGCCGGCGGCGCTGCGTAATCGACGCCGCAGGGCGCGAGACGGCCTATGATCGCCTGGTGCTGGCCACCGGCTCCTATCCGTTTGTGCCGCCGATCCCGGGCAACGATCGCCCCGGCTGCCTGGTTTACCGCACGCTGGACGATCTGGCGGCGATCGCCGAATGCGCGCAGAGCGCCGGCGTCGGGGTGGTGGTCGGCGGCGGCCTGCTGGGGCTGGAAGCCGCCAATGCGTTGCGCCAGCTAGGGTTGAAAACCCACGTGGTGGAGTTCGCTCCACGGCTGATGGGCGTGCAGCTGGATGACGGCGGCGCGGCGATGCTGCGCAGAAAAATCGAGGCGCTGGGCGTCAGCGTGCATACCGGCAAGCAGACGCAGGCCATCGGCGACGGTTTGTTACGGCGTCACAGCATGAATTTCGCCGATGGAGAAAGCCTGGAGGCGGATCTTATCCTGTTTTCCGCCGGCATTCGCCCGCGTGACCAGCTGGCGCGAGAGGCCGGCCTCGAGGTCGGGCCGCGCGGCGGCATCGTGATAGACAGCCAGTGCCGCACCGAGGACGAGGCCATCTACGCCATCGGCGAGTGCGCATTATGGAACGGCCAGATTTTCGGGCTGGTGGCGCCGGGCTACCAGATGGCGCGCACCCTGGCGGATCGGCTGGCCGGGCGGGAAAGCGTATTCTGCGGCGCGGACATGAGCACCAAGCTGAAGTTGCTGGGCGTTGAGGTGGCGTCGATCGGCGACGCGCACGGGCATACCGCCGGCAGCCAGAGCTACAGCTGGGTCGACGGCCCGGCGGAGGTGTACAAGAAGCTGGTGGTCGACGCCGCCGGCCAGCGGTTGCTGGGCGCGGTGCTGGTGGGCGACAGCGGCGAGTACGGCGACCTGCTGCAGATGATGCTGAACGATTTGCCGCTGCCCGCCAGCCCGGAAAGCCTGATCCTGCCGGCTTCGGCCGGCGCGGCGCCCAAAGCGCTGGGCGTGTCGGCGCTGCCGGCGAGCGCGCAGATCTGCTCTTGCCATAACGTCAGCAAGGGCGACATCAGCTGCGCGGTGGAACAGGGCTGCGGCGATTTGGCGGCGGTGAAAAGCTGCACCAAAGCCGGCACCGGCTGCGGCGGCTGCGCGGCGTTGGTAAAACAGGTCATGGAACACGCGCTGCAGCAGCGCGGCGTGACGGTGAAAAAGGACGTTTGCGAACACTTTGCCTACTCGCGCCAGGCGCTGTATCACCTGGTGCGCGTCGGCGATATTCGCACCTTCGACGACCTGCTGGCGCGCCACGGTCAGGGGCGGGGCTGCGAGGTTTGCAAACCGCTGATCGGTTCCATTCTGGCGTCCTGCTGGAACGAATATCTGCTGAAACCGCAGCATTTGCCGCTGCAGGACACCAACGACCGTTTCTTCGCCAATATTCAAAAGGACGGCACCTATTCGGTGGTGCCGCGGGTGCCCGCCGGCGAGATCACGCCGGAAGGCCTGATCGCCATCGGGCAAATCGCCCAGCGTTATCGGCTGTACACCAAAATCACCGGCGGCCAGCGGGTCGACATGTTCGGCGCCAGGCTGGAGCAGCTGCCGGACATCTGGCGGCAGCTGGTGGCGGCCGGGTTCGAGACCGGCCACGCCTACGGCAAGTCGCTGCGTACGGTGAAGTCCTGCGTCGGCTCCAGCTGGTGCCGCTACGGCGTGCAGGACTCGACCGCGCTGGCGATCGCGCTGGAGAACCGCTACAAGGGGCTGCGCTCGCCGCACAAGCTCAAAATGGCGGTGTCCGGTTGCACCCGCGAGTGCGCCGAGGCGCAGAGCAAGGACGTCGGGGTGATCGCCACCGACAAGGGCTGGAACCTGTATCTGTGCGGCAACGGCGGCATGAAGCCGCGCCATGCCGACCTGTTCGCCAGCGATCTCGATACCGCCACGCTGATCCGCACCATCGACCGCTTTCTGATGTTCTACATTCGCACCGCCGACCGTCTGCAGCGCACCAGCAGCTGGATGGATAATCTGGAAGGCGGGCTGGACTACCTGCGCCAGGTGGTGCTGGAAGACAGCCTGGGCATCGCCGCCGAACTGGAAAAGGAGATGCAGTCGGTGGTCGCCAGCTACCAGTGCGAGTGGCAAACCACGCTCGCCAGCCCGGATCGGCTGAAGCTGTTCCGCGGCTTCGTCAACAGCGAGCAGCCGGATGAAGCGATCGCCTGGCTGCCGGAGCGCGGCCAGCATCGGCCCGCCGGCCTGCGGGCGGAGGCCATCCCGGTTATCAGCCAGGAAGCGCAGTGGCAAGAGGTGTGCTTACTGGCCGATATTCCCGCCAACGCCGGCGTCGCCGCGCGCCTGGGGCAGCAGCAGATTGCGCTGTTTCATCTGCCTGAGCACGGGGTTTACGCGCTGGCCAACCGCGAGCCAGACAGCGACGCCAACGTGCTGGCGCGCGGGCTGGTGGGCGACGTGGCGGGCGAACCCGTGGTGATATCCCCCCTGTACAAACAGCGTTTTCGCCTGCGCGACGGCGTCTGCGTGGACAGCGGCGAACCGGGCGTCACCGCCTGGCCGGTGCGGGTGGAATCCGGCCGGGTGTGGGTGTGCAGCCAACCGCTGGCGGTTCAGCCCGGGCTGCGGCAAACCAGCGGAGCCTCATCATGA
- a CDS encoding ABC transporter ATP-binding protein — translation MKPIIQVQNVSQRFATPQGEFVALDRVSFDIQAGETVSLIGHSGCGKSTLLNLIAGLTPPSDGVLLCDNQQIAGPGPERGVVFQNHSLLPWLTTYENVALAVHQVFRRQMNRAEMRDWIEHNLALVHMSHALHKRPHEISGGMKQRVGIARALAMKPKVLLMDEPFGALDALTRAHLQDAVMAIQQRLHTTIVLITHDVDEAVLLSDRVMMMTNGPAATVGEILRVELPRPRSRVALADDADYHHYRRQVLKFLYEKHAKAA, via the coding sequence ATGAAACCGATCATTCAGGTCCAAAACGTCAGCCAGCGCTTCGCCACCCCGCAGGGCGAGTTCGTCGCGCTGGACCGCGTGAGCTTCGATATTCAGGCCGGAGAAACCGTCAGCCTGATCGGCCACTCCGGCTGCGGTAAATCCACGCTGTTGAATCTGATCGCCGGCCTGACCCCGCCGAGCGACGGCGTGCTGCTGTGCGATAACCAGCAGATCGCCGGGCCGGGGCCGGAGCGCGGCGTGGTGTTCCAGAACCATTCGCTGCTGCCGTGGCTGACCACCTACGAGAACGTGGCGCTGGCGGTGCATCAGGTGTTCCGCCGGCAGATGAACCGCGCGGAAATGCGCGACTGGATTGAGCACAACCTGGCGCTGGTGCACATGAGCCACGCGCTGCACAAACGGCCGCACGAGATCTCCGGCGGCATGAAGCAGCGCGTCGGCATCGCCCGGGCGCTGGCGATGAAACCCAAGGTGCTGCTGATGGATGAACCGTTCGGCGCGCTGGACGCGCTGACCCGCGCCCACCTGCAGGATGCGGTGATGGCGATCCAGCAACGGCTGCACACCACCATCGTGCTGATTACCCACGATGTGGATGAAGCGGTGCTGCTGTCCGATCGGGTGATGATGATGACCAACGGCCCGGCGGCCACGGTGGGGGAAATTCTGCGGGTCGAGCTGCCGCGGCCGCGTTCCAGAGTGGCGTTGGCGGACGACGCCGACTACCACCACTACCGCCGGCAGGTGCTGAAGTTCCTGTACGAAAAACATGCGAAGGCGGCCTGA
- the ntrB gene encoding nitrate ABC transporter permease has translation MKNLAERLDLSAPATAEVVPLKAPPRPARKPRWRPLLQRGFRRTVPAVLGLVLVLAVWQIAALNSQGFPTPLATWRAALTLFADPFYSAGPNDQGIGWNVLASLQRVATGFGLAALVGIPAGFLLGRFAFLAQMLNPIISLLRPVSPLAWLPIGLLLFQRAEPASTWTIFICSIWPMILNTAEGVARIPQDYLNVARVLKLSEWTVMRKILFPAVLPYVLTGVRLSIGIAWLVIVAAEMLTGGVGIGFWIWNEWNNLNVENIIIAILVIGVVGLLLEQGLMLLAKRFSYQSH, from the coding sequence ATGAAAAATCTCGCTGAACGTCTCGACCTGTCTGCGCCGGCCACCGCCGAAGTGGTGCCGCTGAAGGCGCCGCCCAGGCCGGCGCGCAAGCCGCGCTGGCGCCCGCTGTTGCAGCGCGGCTTTCGCCGCACGGTGCCCGCCGTTCTCGGCCTGGTGCTGGTTCTGGCCGTCTGGCAAATCGCCGCGCTCAACAGCCAGGGGTTTCCGACGCCGCTGGCGACCTGGCGGGCGGCGCTGACGCTGTTCGCCGACCCGTTCTATTCCGCCGGGCCGAACGACCAGGGCATCGGCTGGAACGTGCTGGCCTCGCTGCAGCGCGTCGCCACCGGCTTCGGCCTGGCCGCGCTGGTCGGCATCCCGGCCGGCTTTCTGCTGGGGCGTTTCGCCTTTCTGGCGCAGATGCTGAACCCGATCATCTCGCTGCTGCGGCCGGTCAGTCCGCTGGCCTGGCTGCCGATTGGCCTGCTGCTGTTCCAGCGTGCCGAGCCGGCCTCCACCTGGACCATTTTCATCTGCTCTATCTGGCCGATGATCCTCAACACCGCGGAAGGCGTCGCGCGCATCCCGCAGGATTACCTCAACGTGGCGCGGGTGCTGAAGCTGTCCGAGTGGACGGTGATGCGCAAAATCCTGTTCCCGGCGGTGCTGCCTTACGTGCTGACCGGCGTGCGGCTGTCGATCGGCATCGCCTGGCTGGTGATCGTGGCGGCGGAAATGCTCACCGGCGGCGTCGGCATCGGCTTCTGGATCTGGAATGAGTGGAACAACCTCAACGTGGAAAACATCATCATCGCCATCCTGGTGATCGGCGTGGTCGGGCTGCTGCTCGAACAGGGGCTGATGCTGTTGGCAAAACGCTTTAGCTATCAGAGTCATTAA
- a CDS encoding CmpA/NrtA family ABC transporter substrate-binding protein: protein MTHTKHPELRLSRRRFLAGGAALGGSLLLPGLMNAAWAAGSDAPEKKEIRVGFIPLTDCASVVMAAVKKFDEKYGIKIIPSKEASWAAVRDKLLSGELDAAHVLYGMVYGLQLGVAGPRHDMAVLMTLNNNGQAITLSNQFKQAGVTDGASLKKHIDASAKGTYTFAQTFPTGTHAMWLYYWLANAGIHPFDDVRNVVVPPPQMVMNMKIGNMSGFCVGEPWNQRAIAENIGFTAATTQDIWPDHPEKVLGTTGDWVKANPNGARALTAAVLEAARWIDASDANRRETAQVVAGRAYINTKPETITGRMLGQYQNGLGKSWQDAHAMRFFHDGEVSYPYLSDGMWFLTQHRRWGLLEAEPDYLAVARSINRTDIYQQAASAVGGVNLPGGDMRASTLLDGKRWDGSNPAEYARSFTLMRGAKS, encoded by the coding sequence ATGACGCACACCAAACACCCTGAGCTGAGGCTGTCGCGCCGCCGTTTTTTAGCCGGCGGCGCGGCGTTGGGCGGCAGCCTGCTGTTGCCGGGCCTGATGAATGCCGCCTGGGCCGCGGGTTCCGATGCGCCGGAGAAGAAAGAGATCCGCGTGGGGTTTATCCCCCTGACCGACTGCGCGTCGGTGGTGATGGCGGCGGTGAAAAAGTTTGATGAGAAATACGGCATCAAAATCATTCCCAGCAAGGAGGCCAGCTGGGCCGCGGTGCGCGACAAGCTGCTGTCCGGCGAATTGGACGCGGCGCACGTGCTGTACGGCATGGTCTACGGTCTGCAACTGGGCGTCGCCGGGCCGCGGCACGACATGGCGGTGTTGATGACGCTCAACAACAACGGCCAGGCGATCACGCTTTCCAACCAGTTCAAACAGGCCGGCGTCACCGACGGCGCCAGCCTGAAAAAGCACATCGACGCCAGCGCCAAGGGCACCTACACCTTCGCCCAGACCTTTCCGACCGGCACCCACGCCATGTGGCTGTATTACTGGCTGGCCAACGCCGGCATCCATCCGTTCGACGACGTGCGCAACGTCGTGGTGCCGCCGCCGCAGATGGTGATGAACATGAAGATCGGCAACATGAGCGGTTTCTGCGTCGGCGAACCGTGGAACCAGCGCGCCATTGCCGAAAATATCGGCTTTACCGCCGCCACCACGCAGGATATTTGGCCCGATCATCCGGAGAAGGTGTTGGGCACCACCGGCGATTGGGTGAAAGCCAACCCCAACGGCGCGCGCGCGTTGACCGCCGCGGTGCTGGAGGCGGCGCGCTGGATCGACGCGTCGGACGCCAACCGGCGGGAGACCGCGCAGGTGGTGGCGGGGCGCGCCTATATCAACACCAAACCGGAGACCATTACCGGCCGCATGCTCGGCCAGTACCAGAACGGCCTGGGCAAATCCTGGCAGGACGCGCACGCGATGCGTTTCTTCCACGACGGCGAAGTGAGCTACCCCTACCTGTCCGACGGCATGTGGTTCCTGACCCAGCATCGCCGCTGGGGCCTGCTGGAGGCCGAGCCGGACTATCTGGCGGTGGCGCGCAGCATCAACCGCACCGATATCTACCAGCAGGCGGCCAGCGCGGTGGGCGGGGTAAACCTGCCCGGCGGCGATATGCGCGCCAGCACCCTGCTGGACGGCAAGCGCTGGGACGGCAGCAACCCGGCGGAGTACGCCAGGAGTTTCACTCTAATGCGCGGAGCCAAATCATGA
- a CDS encoding nitrate regulatory protein, with protein MSRTSAFPPSAGDFLLASKRCEITVLQQLLQMGQLVGRVSQLIHVLQRERGSVNIYLCSQGAMFGERLAGRAQEVEQAELAVQRLLAQLDAASTPLAGASRLFNRIACALHHLTALPALRPQVRQRQISQPAAMSTFNNIIHSLLALVFEAADACVEPAMARALIAMFSFMQGKELAGQERAIGAAGFASMRFSEQDQQRLLALIEGQERCFDTFRDFADAATLAQWARMQRQDPREFERLRRIACTQRQLSDPLDTSLRWFDITSARIDLMKQIEDRLEEALMAGCRRSLDEAQRALAQDHAAWAPPPAQDSYAVFVAAPAGDAAPLLGEGINPYLGRSMMEMIRQQSQRLQALSAELASAHATLHERKQVERAKGLLMQHRGLTEQQAHGLLRKMAMNQNRRLIDIAEAMLAVADILPQAEDTP; from the coding sequence ATGAGCCGCACTAGCGCCTTTCCGCCGAGCGCCGGCGATTTTTTGCTGGCGTCCAAACGCTGTGAAATTACCGTACTGCAACAGCTGCTGCAGATGGGGCAACTGGTCGGCCGGGTGAGCCAACTGATCCATGTGCTGCAGCGCGAACGCGGCAGCGTCAATATCTACCTGTGTTCGCAGGGCGCGATGTTCGGCGAGCGGCTGGCCGGCCGGGCGCAGGAGGTGGAACAGGCGGAGCTGGCGGTGCAGCGTCTGTTGGCGCAGCTCGACGCCGCCAGTACGCCGCTGGCCGGCGCCAGTCGGTTGTTCAATCGCATCGCCTGCGCGCTGCACCATCTCACCGCGCTGCCGGCGCTGCGCCCGCAGGTGCGGCAGCGGCAGATTTCACAGCCGGCGGCGATGAGCACCTTCAACAACATCATTCACAGCCTGCTGGCGCTGGTGTTCGAGGCGGCGGATGCCTGCGTTGAGCCGGCGATGGCGCGGGCGCTGATCGCCATGTTCAGCTTTATGCAAGGCAAGGAGCTGGCCGGGCAAGAGCGGGCGATCGGCGCGGCGGGGTTTGCGTCGATGCGCTTCAGCGAACAGGACCAGCAGCGGCTGCTGGCGTTGATCGAGGGGCAAGAGCGTTGTTTCGACACCTTTCGCGACTTTGCCGACGCCGCGACGCTGGCGCAGTGGGCGCGGATGCAGCGGCAGGACCCGCGCGAGTTCGAACGGCTGCGGCGTATCGCCTGCACCCAGCGGCAGCTGAGCGATCCGCTCGACACCAGCCTGCGTTGGTTCGACATCACCAGCGCGCGCATTGACCTGATGAAACAGATTGAAGATCGGCTGGAGGAGGCGCTGATGGCCGGCTGTCGCCGCAGCCTGGATGAAGCGCAGCGCGCGCTGGCGCAGGATCACGCCGCCTGGGCGCCGCCGCCGGCGCAGGACAGCTACGCGGTATTCGTCGCCGCCCCTGCGGGCGATGCCGCCCCGCTGCTGGGGGAAGGCATCAATCCGTACCTCGGGCGTTCGATGATGGAGATGATCCGCCAGCAGTCGCAGCGGCTGCAAGCGCTGTCGGCGGAGCTGGCCAGCGCGCACGCCACCCTGCACGAGCGTAAACAGGTTGAACGGGCCAAAGGGCTGCTGATGCAGCACCGCGGCCTGACGGAACAACAGGCGCATGGCCTGCTGCGCAAGATGGCGATGAACCAGAACCGGCGCTTGATCGACATCGCCGAGGCGATGCTGGCGGTGGCCGATATTTTGCCGCAGGCGGAAGATACTCCCTAA
- a CDS encoding ABC transporter substrate-binding protein: MKRLIPTLLCSLLCSLLAASLGAQAATPKDTLVVAGSLEGIISLDPAESFETVSSANLVNLYQRLLAPDRAAPQTLAPDAAGSWQAGADGHSLIFTLKADQRFASGNPLRPEDVIFSLARAVKLNKAPSFILGEFGWTPANVESQLKKLGDNQLQLSWPANIGSELALRLLTAPVASIVDEKLLSEHAQQGDYGNGWLRNHSAGSGPYRVSNYVPHEVLLLSRNDRAQPRAKLKTVLLKNVSDAGTRRLLLLKGDADVAYDLGADQFESLRKARGVRIEQQDSPKVYYLGFNTGSKQNPALGKPALWQAARWLVDYQAIADRLLKGQYRVHQAFLPQGLDGAIADQPFKLDVAKAKRILHDAGIAEGTRLDLIVINQPPYTDIAQALQASFAKAGLQLDIHPVVESDLWGRMRSRDFQAIFTYWGADYLDPNTNASAFAYNVPNGPKTLAWRTQWTIPAISAETRAAAAEGDAAKRSARYGVLQRELQASSPYVVALQGQTLVALRDNVRDARVDIANSMLYLDKVSK; this comes from the coding sequence ATGAAAAGGCTAATCCCAACCCTGCTGTGCAGCCTGCTGTGCAGCCTGCTGGCGGCCAGCCTCGGCGCGCAGGCCGCTACGCCAAAGGATACGCTGGTGGTGGCCGGCTCGCTGGAAGGCATTATCAGCCTCGATCCGGCCGAAAGCTTCGAAACCGTCAGCTCGGCCAACCTGGTCAACCTGTATCAGCGCCTGTTGGCGCCGGATCGCGCTGCGCCGCAAACGCTGGCGCCGGATGCGGCCGGCAGCTGGCAGGCGGGGGCGGACGGCCACAGCCTGATTTTCACCCTGAAAGCTGACCAGCGCTTTGCCTCCGGCAATCCGCTGCGCCCCGAAGACGTCATTTTCTCGCTGGCGCGCGCGGTGAAGCTGAACAAGGCGCCGTCGTTCATCCTCGGCGAGTTTGGCTGGACGCCGGCCAACGTGGAAAGCCAGCTGAAAAAACTGGGGGACAACCAGCTGCAGCTAAGCTGGCCGGCGAATATCGGCAGCGAACTGGCGCTGCGGCTGCTGACCGCGCCGGTGGCCTCGATCGTCGATGAAAAGTTGCTGAGCGAGCATGCGCAGCAAGGCGACTACGGCAACGGCTGGCTGCGCAACCATTCCGCCGGCAGCGGCCCCTACCGCGTCAGCAACTATGTGCCGCACGAGGTGCTGTTGCTCAGCCGCAACGATCGCGCACAGCCGCGGGCGAAGCTGAAGACGGTGCTGCTGAAGAACGTCAGCGACGCCGGCACCCGCAGGTTGCTGCTGCTGAAAGGCGATGCCGACGTGGCCTACGATCTGGGCGCCGATCAGTTCGAATCGCTGCGCAAGGCGCGGGGCGTGCGCATCGAGCAACAGGACTCGCCCAAGGTGTATTATCTCGGCTTCAATACCGGCAGCAAGCAGAACCCGGCGCTGGGCAAGCCGGCGCTATGGCAGGCGGCGCGTTGGCTGGTGGACTATCAGGCGATCGCCGATCGGCTGCTGAAGGGGCAATACCGGGTGCATCAGGCCTTCTTGCCGCAGGGGCTGGACGGCGCCATCGCCGATCAACCCTTTAAGCTTGATGTGGCAAAGGCCAAACGGATCCTGCATGACGCCGGCATTGCCGAAGGCACCCGCCTCGATCTGATCGTCATCAACCAGCCGCCGTACACCGATATCGCGCAGGCGCTGCAGGCCAGCTTCGCCAAAGCCGGGCTGCAGCTGGATATTCATCCGGTGGTGGAAAGCGACCTGTGGGGCAGGATGCGCAGCCGGGATTTCCAGGCGATCTTCACCTACTGGGGCGCCGACTACCTGGACCCCAACACCAACGCCAGCGCCTTCGCCTACAACGTGCCGAACGGGCCGAAAACCCTGGCCTGGCGCACCCAATGGACGATACCGGCGATCAGCGCCGAAACCCGCGCGGCGGCGGCGGAGGGCGACGCCGCCAAACGCAGCGCGCGCTATGGCGTGCTGCAGCGTGAACTGCAGGCCAGCTCGCCTTATGTGGTGGCGCTGCAGGGGCAAACGCTGGTGGCGCTGCGCGACAACGTCAGGGACGCCAGGGTGGATATCGCCAACAGCATGCTGTATCTGGACAAGGTGAGTAAATAA
- a CDS encoding ABC transporter ATP-binding protein, with product MSVIALENLSVSHRQGYELRTVVHDVDLRIEQGECFGLVGPSGCGKSSLLWVLAGLNDSWQGGFELLGRQLQPGRPFTGALRREVQMVFQDPYASLHPKHRLLRTLAEPLKLLKERDIERKIGEGFRQVGLDPRLLERYPHQLSGGQRQRVAIVRALLLKPKLLLLDEPTSALDMSVQAEILNLLNELKQAGDLTLILVSHDADVIDHMCDRSVAMAHGRILR from the coding sequence ATGAGCGTCATTGCGCTGGAAAACCTGAGCGTCAGCCACCGCCAGGGCTATGAATTGCGCACCGTGGTGCACGACGTCGACCTGCGGATCGAGCAGGGCGAATGTTTCGGGCTGGTGGGGCCTTCCGGCTGCGGCAAATCATCGCTGCTGTGGGTGCTGGCCGGGCTGAACGACAGCTGGCAGGGCGGGTTTGAGCTGCTGGGGCGGCAACTGCAGCCGGGGCGGCCGTTTACCGGCGCGCTGCGGCGCGAGGTGCAAATGGTGTTCCAGGACCCTTACGCTTCGCTGCACCCCAAGCATCGGCTGTTGCGTACGCTGGCGGAGCCGCTGAAGCTGCTGAAGGAACGCGATATCGAACGCAAAATCGGCGAGGGCTTTCGCCAGGTCGGGCTGGATCCGCGCCTGCTGGAGCGCTACCCGCATCAGCTGTCCGGCGGCCAGCGCCAGCGGGTGGCTATTGTGCGCGCCCTGTTGCTGAAGCCGAAGCTGTTGCTGCTGGACGAACCGACTTCGGCGCTGGACATGTCGGTGCAGGCGGAGATCCTCAACCTGCTTAACGAGCTGAAGCAGGCGGGGGATCTGACCCTGATCCTGGTCAGCCACGATGCCGATGTGATCGATCACATGTGCGATCGTTCGGTGGCGATGGCGCATGGCCGCATACTGCGCTGA